The following coding sequences are from one Nicotiana tabacum cultivar K326 chromosome 1, ASM71507v2, whole genome shotgun sequence window:
- the LOC107817125 gene encoding uncharacterized protein LOC107817125 has protein sequence MGPACRDSRSKQENLQYESRSRQKDADSSTRFRKERDVRGDNSSTHARIGDYSFNVSTSEVVVVLRGTGDKVRWPKEMRSDPSKRNPDYWCEFHNDHGHRKANCKLLQGEVKHLLRQGYLTDLFIEKGRQSYMKNRQEPPKSPSPKRTVNVITGRDEVNGVTYTVAKKMSKVIVTHGKRIRQTLEGDSITFDDEDTDGLMIPHNDALVISLLVHDTNVQRVLIDSGSSANIILLRVVDEMQANYKMIPKALTLSGFNNSSVITKGEVVLAMFIEGLIKDTKFQVIDAYMAYNIILGRPWIHDMDVVPSTLHQVIKFPSQ, from the coding sequence ATGGGTCCTGCATGTCGAGATTCTCGTTCAAAACAAGAAAACTTACAATATGAATCAAGGTCAAGGCAAAAAGATGCGGATTCCTCAACTAGATTCAGAAAGGAACGGGATGTGCGAGGAGACAATTCTAGCACACATGCGAGAATCGGAGATTACAGTTTTAATGTCAGTACCTCCGAAGTGGTGGTTGTTTTAAGAGGTacgggagataaggtacggtggcctaAGGAAATGAGGTCAGACCCGAGCAAAAGAAATCCAGATTAttggtgtgaatttcacaacgatcacggcCATAGAAAAGCTAATTGCAAGTTACTACAAGGAGAGGTCAAGCATTTGTTAAGGCAAGGTTATCTAACTGACCTGTTCATCGAGAAAGGTAGGCAATCATATATGAAGAATaggcaagaacctccaaaatccccGTCTCCAAAAAGAACAGTTAACGTAATAACCGGGAGAGACGAGGTCAATGGTGTGACTTATACAGTAGCAAAGAAGATGTCGAAAGTCATAGTCACTCATGGGAAGCGAATACGTCAAACCTTGGAAGGAGACAGTATAACATTTGATGATGAAGATACGGACGGCTTGATGATtcctcacaatgacgcactggtaatatctttacttgtacacgATACTAACGTACAACGAGTTTTGATTGACTCAGGTAGTTCCGCGAATATCATTTTACTAAGAGTGGTGGATGAGATGCAAGCTAACTACAAGATGATACCAAAGGCACTGACTTTATCTGGGTTTAATAATTCAAGTGTTATCACGAAAGGAGAAGTAGTGTTGGCTATGTTTATAGAAGGGCTtatcaaagatacaaagtttcaggtgatagatgcatatatggcCTATAATATAATCttggggagaccatggattcacgatATGGATGTTGTACCATCCACattgcatcaagttatcaaatttcctTCACAGTAG